AAATTGCCGACCGCCACAAAATCGGCGTCATGTTTGTCCTGTTTGACAGTGTCTGGCATCCCTATCCCAAGCCCGGCCCGCAGCCTGCCCCCAAGCCTTTCGTCCACAACTCCGGCTGGGTGCAATCGCCGGGGTTGGACATCTTGAAGGACCCGGCGCGGCACGATGAACTCAAAGGCTATGTCACCGGCATCATCGGGCATTTCCGCAATGACCGGCGCGTCCAGGTCTGGGACTTGTTCAACGAACCCGACAACCGCAACAACAGCAGCTATGGCCAGTTTGAGCCGGAAAATAAAGCCGACCTGGCCTTGCAATTATTGCGCAAAACTTTTGCCTGGGCCCGCGAAGTCAATCCTTCGCAACCGCTCACGGCGGGCGTCTGGATTGGCAACTGGGCCGACCCCGCCAAACTCTCGCCCATGGAGCGTTTTTGCCTCGAACAATCCGACGTCATCAGTTTCCACTGCTACGGCCCCCTGGAAGAAATGCAACGCTGTGTGAACAACTTGCGGCGTTACAACCGCCCCATCCTCTGCACCGAGTACATGGCGCGTCCCCAGGGCAGCACCTTCGACCCCATCCTCGGCTACTTGAAGCAACAAAAAGTGGCCGCCTACAACTGGGGCTTCGTGGACGGCAAAACCCAGACCATTTTCCCGTGGGACTCCTGGCGCAAACCTTACACCAATGAACCGCCACTGTGGTTCCACGACATCTTCCGCCGCGACGGTACCCCCTACAAGGCTGACGAAGTGGAATACATCAAACGCGTCACCGGCAAGAAATAACCCGCCGTGTCTGCCTCAGTTTTCGCTCGTTGGCGCCCGTGGTGGAGGGCAGGGGCCTTGGTGGCTCTGTGGACCGGGGCCATGTCGGCTGCGGAG
This is a stretch of genomic DNA from Fontisphaera persica. It encodes these proteins:
- a CDS encoding cellulase family glycosylhydrolase; protein product: MMNFKHGCIVLCAGILSLVQLLAAQGQRWTEAKANQWLDRTGWLVGCNFNPSTAINQLEMWQADTFDPATMDRELAWAEQLGFNSVRVFLHDIPWRQDSKGFLNRLERFLQIADRHKIGVMFVLFDSVWHPYPKPGPQPAPKPFVHNSGWVQSPGLDILKDPARHDELKGYVTGIIGHFRNDRRVQVWDLFNEPDNRNNSSYGQFEPENKADLALQLLRKTFAWAREVNPSQPLTAGVWIGNWADPAKLSPMERFCLEQSDVISFHCYGPLEEMQRCVNNLRRYNRPILCTEYMARPQGSTFDPILGYLKQQKVAAYNWGFVDGKTQTIFPWDSWRKPYTNEPPLWFHDIFRRDGTPYKADEVEYIKRVTGKK